From the genome of Verrucomicrobiota bacterium, one region includes:
- a CDS encoding leucine-rich repeat domain-containing protein: MAGLVVAGIVLLQPSAVNAQTVTFPDPNMESAVRNQLGIPVGPITAAQMLTLTNLNGSNLGIGDTTGLENARNLDLLDLNGNTITNYSGIAGLTNLTQLSLAFNPHTDLAFITNLHKLWRAFIYWDQIADITPLTGMTNLQWVGLLVNSFTDPTPLGTLVHMTNLDISFNGLLNMEFAATMPHLQWFNASYNDIGDVTPVLALTNLTSLYLRGNPATNITTLSAMTQLAALGLSGDVISNITFLSGLTRLRELDLGYNNTLADLSPLTNLTAMTLLDLQRNAITNLAPIAALKNLQSLTLNDNVVSDLSPLTNCVALTFLDAHGNAIGILPPLAALSNLSTLNLGVNQLSNLAPLAILPNLNDLTFDNNQVFDLTPISGLTNLYNLSANYNLITNLAPLSSLTLLNNLSLSGNRIFRLGPLTNKANLAYLNLQGNQLANISTLLTISNLYQVDVSGNDLDLSPGSIATNIIQSLSQRSVNVTFLPQNLCPIITRQPFDAGVGLGGNTAFQVLASTTNVPPVLYYQWYLNDVRLTNDARVAGATNSLLTISNTLVGDAGGYYAVVTDEFGGRVYSDEARLQVVTVVNFPNASLESAIRQSLGKSSGDISPVDMATLTNLDVNANWGDPALDLEGIQYAVNLTILRISGVNGNTPLLNPNRLGALTKLTSLVVDNYPLPDLSFLAPLPQLLDLELYNDMITDLASVTNLTLLTRLNVGYNAISNFPANLKLPALYELDAPANSLRDISCLTNLPQVLFLDLSDNHIDNLAPMVGLDLEVLSLQNNPFTNADLLANFPHLSYLYLDGTPITRLDFTSNMTILNILTLNQTPLTDLAPLTNNLTLYSLGVGNTHIQNFVPVSQLTNLSSFYANDDHITNLAFLAPLRQMYSLGLANNAISDLSPLAGLTNLQSLVLDGNSISDLRSLSGMAALRWLYLSSNSLANIDSLATLTNLGYTDLRFNVLNTNNSSTAMTVIQGLTNRLVSVSYLPQRSLTIIRLSNSLKVPGNFFQSTVTGDPGQVFQVQVSSDLKVWLPSIFITNGAATTTFSNIPASGPYRFYRLLAY; this comes from the coding sequence GCGGTAAACGCCCAAACGGTCACGTTCCCCGACCCGAACATGGAAAGCGCAGTGCGGAATCAGCTTGGGATTCCGGTCGGGCCGATTACTGCCGCGCAGATGCTGACTTTGACCAACCTGAACGGCAGTAACCTGGGGATTGGCGATACCACTGGCTTGGAAAACGCCCGGAATCTGGACCTGCTCGATTTAAACGGCAATACCATTACCAATTACTCGGGTATCGCCGGGCTCACCAACCTGACCCAACTCTCGCTGGCGTTCAATCCGCACACCGACCTTGCGTTCATCACGAATTTGCACAAGCTTTGGCGGGCCTTTATATACTGGGATCAGATCGCGGACATCACTCCGCTGACCGGTATGACCAATTTGCAATGGGTGGGACTGCTCGTGAACTCGTTCACCGACCCCACGCCCTTGGGCACGCTGGTACACATGACAAATCTGGACATTAGCTTCAACGGGCTTCTCAATATGGAATTTGCTGCCACCATGCCTCACCTGCAATGGTTCAATGCCAGTTATAATGATATTGGCGATGTAACTCCGGTTTTGGCGCTGACCAACTTGACCAGTCTGTATCTTCGTGGGAATCCAGCGACCAATATCACGACGCTGTCCGCCATGACCCAACTCGCGGCCCTCGGTCTTAGCGGTGATGTAATTTCCAATATCACCTTTTTGTCAGGCCTGACCCGTTTGCGAGAATTGGACCTTGGCTATAATAATACGTTAGCGGACCTTTCGCCGCTGACCAATCTCACGGCCATGACCTTGCTTGATCTGCAACGCAACGCGATTACCAACCTCGCTCCCATTGCGGCGCTAAAGAATCTTCAGTCTCTCACGCTCAACGATAATGTCGTATCGGATCTTTCCCCGCTGACCAATTGTGTGGCGTTGACATTCCTCGACGCTCACGGCAACGCCATTGGCATCCTCCCACCGCTGGCCGCTTTGAGCAACCTCTCTACTTTGAACCTGGGCGTCAACCAACTATCCAATCTGGCTCCGCTGGCAATATTGCCGAACTTGAACGATCTGACCTTTGACAATAATCAGGTGTTCGATCTTACTCCGATCAGTGGATTGACGAATCTTTACAATCTCAGCGCCAATTACAACTTGATCACGAACCTGGCCCCCCTGAGTTCACTTACCCTTTTGAACAACCTTAGCCTGTCCGGAAACCGGATTTTTCGTCTGGGCCCGTTAACCAATAAAGCCAATCTTGCTTATCTGAATCTCCAGGGCAATCAACTGGCGAACATCTCCACCTTGCTCACGATCAGCAATCTCTACCAAGTGGATGTCAGCGGTAATGACCTTGACCTTAGTCCGGGCTCAATCGCCACCAATATCATCCAGTCGCTTAGCCAGCGCAGTGTGAACGTGACGTTTCTCCCGCAGAATCTGTGCCCGATTATCACCCGGCAACCGTTTGATGCGGGCGTGGGCCTTGGCGGGAACACGGCCTTTCAGGTCTTGGCCAGCACCACCAATGTTCCGCCGGTCTTGTATTATCAATGGTATCTCAATGACGTCCGTCTAACCAACGATGCCCGTGTGGCTGGGGCTACCAACAGCCTGCTCACCATCTCCAACACACTCGTTGGGGATGCGGGGGGATACTATGCGGTGGTGACCGATGAATTCGGGGGGCGCGTTTATAGCGATGAGGCTCGCCTTCAAGTGGTCACCGTGGTGAACTTTCCCAATGCCAGCCTGGAGAGTGCCATTCGCCAAAGCCTGGGCAAATCCTCCGGAGACATTTCACCCGTTGATATGGCCACGCTCACGAATCTGGATGTGAACGCCAATTGGGGCGATCCCGCGCTGGACTTGGAGGGCATTCAGTATGCCGTCAATTTGACCATCTTGCGAATCTCAGGTGTCAACGGGAATACGCCGCTGCTGAACCCCAATCGTCTGGGAGCCCTGACCAAGCTCACCAGTCTTGTCGTTGATAATTACCCGCTCCCCGACCTGAGTTTTCTCGCTCCCTTGCCTCAGTTGCTCGATCTGGAATTGTACAACGACATGATCACCGATCTCGCCAGCGTCACCAATCTGACCCTGCTCACGCGGTTGAACGTAGGATACAATGCAATTTCCAACTTCCCGGCAAATCTCAAGCTTCCCGCGTTGTATGAGCTGGACGCCCCCGCAAACAGCCTCCGGGACATCTCCTGTCTCACGAATTTGCCGCAGGTGCTTTTTCTGGATCTGAGCGATAATCACATTGACAACCTAGCGCCGATGGTTGGACTGGATCTTGAAGTGTTGAGCTTGCAAAATAATCCGTTCACCAACGCCGACTTGCTCGCCAACTTCCCCCACCTCTCCTACCTGTATTTGGATGGCACGCCGATCACCCGGCTGGATTTCACGTCGAACATGACGATTCTCAACATTCTCACCCTGAATCAAACTCCGCTCACCGACCTCGCTCCGCTCACGAACAACCTGACGCTCTACAGCCTTGGAGTGGGCAATACGCACATTCAAAATTTCGTACCCGTTTCCCAACTGACCAACCTGAGCAGTTTTTACGCCAACGACGACCACATCACCAACCTTGCCTTCCTTGCTCCCTTGCGGCAGATGTATAGTCTTGGGCTGGCAAACAATGCGATCTCGGACCTCTCACCGTTGGCGGGACTGACCAATTTGCAGAGCCTGGTTTTGGACGGGAATTCCATCAGCGACCTTCGCAGTCTTTCCGGAATGGCCGCTTTGCGCTGGCTTTATCTAAGCTCCAACAGCCTGGCAAACATAGACAGCCTGGCCACGTTGACGAACCTTGGGTACACGGATCTCCGGTTCAATGTGCTTAATACCAACAACTCCTCCACGGCCATGACTGTCATTCAGGGTTTGACCAACCGGCTGGTCAGCGTTTCCTATCTGCCGCAACGATCCCTGACCATCATCCGTCTAAGCAATTCCCTGAAGGTGCCCGGAAATTTCTTTCAATCCACTGTTACTGGCGATCCCGGCCAAGTATTCCAAGTGCAGGTTTCTTCTGATCTGAAGGTCTGGCTGCCTTCGATTTTTATAACCAACGGGGCCGCCACGACCACGTTCTCAAATATCCCAGCTTCGGGCCCATATCGGTTCTATCGGTTGCTGGCTTATTAG